The sequence tcttcctttgaagaagaccgcagagcccacctcactgacaaaagaggaaaaacccaacacccaaccaaccaattttcccttgctaccgtgtctgcctgacccgcatcggacttgtcagccacaaacgagcctgcagctgacgtggacattacctctccataaatcttcgtccgcgaagccaagccaacaaaaaagaagaagaaaatgtgagtggaaagaaaagggttgagaaccactgcggtagacttttaaaacatttgtataatgtcacattttctattttattacatggcaataaacaaatttttaattttgaatgaTATCTTTtctattttgaaatttatttataattgGATAATCCTGAAAATTCCACCTGAGCATCTGGGCAGAAAGACAAACCAACACATTCTCAATCATGAATAACAGTAACTGCTGGACTTGCTATGCTCATAAGCAAAGtagttaatttattttaaaaagaaaatccctCCAATGTATGAACGATTCAGAATATTGCACCATCATTTTACAGTGTATTAAATTTTATATGTAGATCATCTCATATACTTCCAACAGAGGGtgctgaatctctggaattctcttgcCCGACAGGACATTGAAGCTGAATCATTAGAAGATTTTAAAGTGGAGATGAATAAAATATAATGGATTGATGACTGAAGGGGTAAGGAGAAATGGCAGACAAGTGGATGGCAGGCCAGCATAGATTAGCTAAAATCATATTAAATAGTAGACCAGACTTGTAGGGCCTAATGGCCTCCTCATGCTCTCATCTCTGTGTTACGTGGAAACAGAAATAACCCACATTTATCATTCATTGTTAAAACATTAACTACATCATTTGACTTTTCTGACACACCGTGGATCAgcacggttaatgtagtggttagcacgatacatttacagtgccagtgacctggattcgaacctggcacagtttgtacgttctcatgtcctgtgtgggttttccccaagttcttcggtttccttccaccctccaaaacgtatggggttgtaggttaattaggtgtaattgggaagcatggcTTTGACCATGttggaaataaataaaattttaaattaaatatcttGTACTCTTTTTCCTAATATCCAGGTGCTAAAAGTCCTTGCAGTTTGGGTACAGACATATCCAAGAGCCATTGATGCTGAAAAGAGGTTCTGCTGTACACCTCATGATGCCACCCCATTCTTGAAGCAGCTAACAAAATGGGCCCTGAGAGCCTCTAAAATCTCAATAAAAGTGAATCAAACTATGTATCGGCAAATTATCTAAACCATAACTGAGTTTACTCTTGTCCTCAACTAAAATTAACCTaagaagaaatattgttaaaatcAAAAGTGGGACAATGACCTACTTCATAACTTTTCTCCCTCCATTTTACCCACCCTCTTCACTCCTTCTAGCCCAGGGCATTAAGGCCAATTGCAATGACGTGTCTGCAGTATTGAATTAGGACTTGTTCATTGCATCATATTCTTTGTCATTGAAGGATTTAGTCAAATGTGTCTGAATGCATTCCTTGAAGAAACTGATGCACTTGTTGGAATATTTCTCTGGGAATTCTCTAAAATGGTTAACATGCTGTGAAGTTATAAAATCTATTGACTCCACATCAATATTTAATAGTTCTCTTGTTTTGATCATTCCCTCTACATCCCTGTAAAGAATTATTTTATCTGCTTTTGAATATAAGAAAAGCTGAGGCCATCTTGAAGGGTCCACTTTCAAAGCATCATAATGTGATAGGGAGATAAATTGCAATACTGGATAGAACAAAACCTGAAAGAATGCAATGAAGATGAAAGCAGGAATCACAAAACACTTCATAAAAATGTTGATGGAAGAACCTAAAACTGCATTCAGAGCACGGACACCACCTTGCAAGTTCCGATTACCAGGTGAACT comes from Narcine bancroftii isolate sNarBan1 chromosome 5, sNarBan1.hap1, whole genome shotgun sequence and encodes:
- the tmem53 gene encoding transmembrane protein 53, which encodes MSDTELEYTIVFPDPSDSDLKEDPVIILLGWAGCKDKHLAKYSYIYKNQGYVVLRYTSPWRQIFFTGFFNKNLRYSARKLLDLLLDIGVEEHLILFHVFSNAGSMLYRHIIELLFSQSEIYFAKLNVVGTIFDSSPGNRNLQGGVRALNAVLGSSINIFMKCFVIPAFIFIAFFQVLFYPVLQFISLSHYDALKVDPSRWPQLFLYSKADKIILYRDVEGMIKTRELLNIDVESIDFITSQHVNHFREFPEKYSNKCISFFKECIQTHLTKSFNDKEYDAMNKS